One Streptomyces sp. CG4 genomic window, CGTCGAAGTAGACCGCGTCGATGCCGCCGAGCCGCTCGCGTTCACTGGTGAACGTCGTGCGCTTGGCCACCAGGCCGATGGAGTAGGTGCCGTCGTGCAGGGGGATGCCCCAGAACCATCCGTAGGGCACCGAGCAGACCGCGATCGCGCCGGCCGGCCCCCGGTCCAGCGGGGTGACCCCGCGCCAGTAGGACCACACCGCGATGTTCTTGAACGCCTCTTGATAGTGGCGGTTCTTGAGGTACTTCGTGGCCATGAGACCGCCTCGGCCGGATGCGTCGACAAGGAAGTCGAAGCCGATCTTCCCGGTGACCGAGCGGTCGCCGGCGGCGACCCAGCCGGCCGCGACGGGCCGGCCCTGGTCGAACTCGATGTCGGTGACCTTGGTCCCCTGCCGCACATCCACCCCGAGTTCCGCGGCGTGGTCCAGCAGGATCTTGTCGAACTCGGACCGGATCACCTGGTAGCTGTATCCGCCGGCCCCGGTGAGATGGTCGAAATTGAGGTCCCAGTTCTCCGGGCCCCATTCGAAGTAGGCGCCGTCCTTCCGCACGAATCCGTGCTGTTCGACCTTCGCGCGGGCGCCGAGCAGATCGAGTACGGGCAGCACGGACGGCAGAATCGATTCCCCGATGTGATAGCGCGGGAATGTCGCGTTTTCCAGCAGGGTCACCTGAACGCCCTGTCGCGCCAGAAGCCCGGCGGTCGTGCTGCCTGCCGGACCTCCGCCGATCACCAATACCCGGGTGTGCTCACGCATAAGCGATTCCTCTTCTCCGGGGGCAGTTCGATATCAGCGAAGCAATACTCCGCGACGGGCAAATGGGCTGTCCAGTGGTGACTGGTGACTTCGCCGGTAACCACTTCTCGGGCGGAGAAGGGCGGAGCCACCGGCGGCTCTGGCAACCCGTGACCTGTTGACAAAACGAGGGCACGGAACCGGAAACTGTCGGGAAGTCACTTCCCGCTATGGAAGGAAGACGAGTTGTCGGGAATCAACAACACCGAGGCGGGCAAAGTCGCATTGGTGACGGGGGCGGGCCACGGAATCGGCCGGGAGACCGCGATCGTGCTCGCCGAGAGTGGTTACCGGGTCGGCCTGGTGGACAAGTCGCCGACCGGGTTGGCAGCCACGGCGGAACTCATCGAGCGCTCCGGCGGCGAAGTCGTCGCGGTGACCGCGGACGTGTCGGACCCCTCGGCTGTCGAACGCTCCTGTGACGCCACAACACAGCGCTTCGGAACCATTGACGTACTGGTCAACAACGCCGGTGAACCCGGTCAGTTCAGCGCCTTCGTGGAGACGGATCCGGCGGTGTGGTGGCAGGTGCAGATGACCAACGTGAGCGGGCCCATGCTCTTCTGCCACCGGGTTCTCCCGGCGATGCTCGCCCAAGGGCGCGGCTTCGTCATCAACGTCAACAGCCGGATAGCGGTCCGGGATGACACGGCCGCCGCGTGCAGTGCCTATGCCGTCTCCAAGGCCGCGCTGTCGCGCTTGACCAGCGCCCTCGCCCACGAGCTCGCCGGCAGCGGTGTTGTGGTGCTGGACTTCAGCCCCGGCATGGTTCGCACCGCGATGACCGAGCAACGGCCGGACTACGACGCGCTACCGGACAAGATCTTCACTCCGGCACGGGTGCCGGCGCAGAAGATCGCCGCGCTGGCGTCCGGACGCTACGACGTGCTGCACGGCCGGCTCGTTCACGTCCACGACGATCTGGATCAACTGGCCAAGCACGTGGTGGAGAACCCGCGGGCCCGTGTCCTCACCGTGCACACCACCGGGCCTGACGATCCGTTTCAGTGACGGACGGCGGATGCCGGGCCGGCCCGGCCGGGGTTCCTTCGCGCCGAGGGGGCAGGGCTCATGGCCGTGCCCCCTCGGCCCGAAGGAGGCGGTGAGCGTGCGTGACATCGCTCAACCGGGCTCCGGGCCAAGCACTACCAGGAGGCTCGCGGGGTCACGGCGCCGGTGCCGGATCCGCCCATGGCCCTGGCTGCGCCCTCAGGCGGCGGGTGAGCCGATCGCGCACTCCGGTCGGGGCGTGCTCGGCGGCGAGTTCGTTGGCGTACAGCCGAAGGAGTTCGTGCATCCGGTAGCGGCCGGCGCCGGTCGGTTCGATCAGATGGGCCACCGCCAACTGCCTTACCGTCACGGCGGCTTCCGCGGTCGAGGATCGGAGCAGCGCGGCGACGGTGGACTCGTCGAACTCCGAGCCGGGGTGGCCGCCCAGTACTCGGAATGCCAGGACCGCCTCCTGATCGAGCCAGCGGCACGACCAGAAGAACACCTCCCGCAGATCGCCGTGCGGATCGTCGTCGGCGGTCAGCTCGTCCAACAGTGATCCGGCTGCGAACATCTCGTCGGCGAACTCGGTGAGTGAGGTGCCGGACCGTCTCGTGGCCCGCTGCCCGGCCAGTCGCAGAGCCAACGGGAGCCCACCGCACCGGGTGGCCAACCTCCACACGGCCTCCGGTTCGGCGTTCGCCCACCGCTCGCCGATGATCTCGCGCAACAAGGCGACCGACGTCGCCGGAGCGAGCGGCCGCACCGCCACCGACCGCGCACCGTCCCGCACGGACAGCCCGCACAACTGGCGGCGGCTGGTGACCAGCACCGCGCAGTTCGGCGAGGCAGGCAGCAGCGGACGCACCTGTGGGGTGTCCAGGGCGTTGTCCAGCACCAGCAGCACTCGGCGACCGGTCAGCAGCGACCGCAGCAGCGCGGCACGCTGCTCTTCACCGGCGGGAATCCGGTCGAAGACACCCAGCGCTCGACAGAACTCCGCCAGGATGTCGCCCGGTCGCGCCGGCGTCGCGTCGGGGGCGTAACCACGCAGGTCGGCGAAGAGCACCCCGTCCGGGAACCGCGCGAGGTTCTCATGCGCCCAGCGCAGCGCGAGCGCGGTCTTGCCCACTCCCGGGGGGCCGTCCAGGACGACCAGGGGAACCGTGCCGGGCTGGCCGCCGCTCGCTGTCAGCACCGCGCCGATCCGCTCCGACTCCGCCTGACGCCCGAGCAACTGCGCGGGCCCTGGAGGAAGTTGGATCGGCCTTGGCCATGCCGATCTGGTCGGCACGGAAGGCTCCACGGACAGCTCCACGGATGCGACCAGCGTGCCGCCCAGTCCCAACGCTTCATCGCACTGCCGGGCGAACTGCACGGTGGGCGGCTTGACACCGTTTTCCACCTTGGACACGTAGCTGTGGCAGTAGTGCACTCGGCGGCCGAGCTCCCGTACCGATACCTGGCGGGCG contains:
- a CDS encoding NAD(P)/FAD-dependent oxidoreductase, whose protein sequence is MREHTRVLVIGGGPAGSTTAGLLARQGVQVTLLENATFPRYHIGESILPSVLPVLDLLGARAKVEQHGFVRKDGAYFEWGPENWDLNFDHLTGAGGYSYQVIRSEFDKILLDHAAELGVDVRQGTKVTDIEFDQGRPVAAGWVAAGDRSVTGKIGFDFLVDASGRGGLMATKYLKNRHYQEAFKNIAVWSYWRGVTPLDRGPAGAIAVCSVPYGWFWGIPLHDGTYSIGLVAKRTTFTSERERLGGIDAVYFDALAQCPRIAAMVEGAERTGDFKVEQDYSYTAESFTGPGYLMVGDAACFLDPLLSTGVHLATFSGLLAAAAISAVVEGELSEDEATGFFAKAYRQAYERLLVVVSFFYKSYNRQSQFFEADKLTRRERHMLNLYESFLHIVTGIEDLDDTRDGTGALDKVANRMRAQGDIDTQGGIVAGHNEAMNSMPNSPQRSVAGLYLELEPRLRIRRLGTPVVEAE
- a CDS encoding SDR family NAD(P)-dependent oxidoreductase; the encoded protein is MSGINNTEAGKVALVTGAGHGIGRETAIVLAESGYRVGLVDKSPTGLAATAELIERSGGEVVAVTADVSDPSAVERSCDATTQRFGTIDVLVNNAGEPGQFSAFVETDPAVWWQVQMTNVSGPMLFCHRVLPAMLAQGRGFVINVNSRIAVRDDTAAACSAYAVSKAALSRLTSALAHELAGSGVVVLDFSPGMVRTAMTEQRPDYDALPDKIFTPARVPAQKIAALASGRYDVLHGRLVHVHDDLDQLAKHVVENPRARVLTVHTTGPDDPFQ
- a CDS encoding helix-turn-helix domain-containing protein encodes the protein MTSETSCLVADDPRLYTWDRRDPGVAADGPGRVRQGDGQTFGSALRAARVARQVSVRELGRRVHYCHSYVSKVENGVKPPTVQFARQCDEALGLGGTLVASVELSVEPSVPTRSAWPRPIQLPPGPAQLLGRQAESERIGAVLTASGGQPGTVPLVVLDGPPGVGKTALALRWAHENLARFPDGVLFADLRGYAPDATPARPGDILAEFCRALGVFDRIPAGEEQRAALLRSLLTGRRVLLVLDNALDTPQVRPLLPASPNCAVLVTSRRQLCGLSVRDGARSVAVRPLAPATSVALLREIIGERWANAEPEAVWRLATRCGGLPLALRLAGQRATRRSGTSLTEFADEMFAAGSLLDELTADDDPHGDLREVFFWSCRWLDQEAVLAFRVLGGHPGSEFDESTVAALLRSSTAEAAVTVRQLAVAHLIEPTGAGRYRMHELLRLYANELAAEHAPTGVRDRLTRRLRAQPGPWADPAPAP